One segment of Lucilia cuprina isolate Lc7/37 unplaced genomic scaffold, ASM2204524v1 Scaffold_7876, whole genome shotgun sequence DNA contains the following:
- the LOC124421250 gene encoding uncharacterized protein LOC124421250, whose protein sequence is MSAATNAMEASRNEEEKLNYFQKVWRFRRYLTIEPFFFFYLMASVFNAIAMLNFPLDKACRVNLGYSKEVCATTLDKSQYDIDCDAFNFENATEFEATMAEMFFNDTSPGFNYTVCKAEVGAQKLAANVSGKRAPIGKNLFEGV, encoded by the coding sequence ATGTCTGCTGCCACCAATGCTATGGAGGCCTCCAGAAATGaggaagaaaaactaaattattttcaaaaagtatggCGTTTTCGCCGTTACTTGACCATAGAACcgtttttcttcttctatttaATGGCTAGTGTTTTCAATGCCATTGCCATGTTAAATTTTCCTTTGGATAAGGCGTGTCGCGTTAACTTGGGTTATAGTAAAGAAGTGTGTGCTACGACTTTGGATAAATCACAATATGACATCGATTGTGAtgcatttaattttgaaaatgccACCGAATTTGAGGCCACAATGGCGGAAATGTTTTTCAATGACACCTCACCGGGCTTTAACTATACAGTGTGTAAAGCAGAAGTGGGTGCTCAGAAATTGGCTGCCAATGTTTCGGGCAAAAGAGCACCTATAGGTAAGAATCTATTTGAAGGAGTCTGA